The sequence CGGCATCGGTACGGGGAGGGCACGGCGATCATGGCTGTGGGTGACGGACTGTCCGAGGTGCGAGGAGGCTCCGGCATCGACCCGCCGGACGCCGTCCGAGGCGGGCCCGGCCCAACACCCGGCCCAACACCCGGTCCCACTCCGGGAACCACCTGGTCCCCGCCGCTCCAACCTGGCCGGTCCAGCGCGGCACCCGGGGCTCCGGCTGCCGCGGCTCCTCCGGGAGCCCCGGCGTACGGCGGCCCGACCGCGTCCGGCCCCACCCAACCGTCGGTTCTCGGGCCGGGCGTTGCACCGCCGTTCATGCCCCCTCCTGGCGGTCCAACCGGGCTCTGGCCCGGTGCCCAGCCGGCTCCCGTCCAGCCGGCTCCCGCTTCGGCGTCCCGGCGGCCTGGCCGGTTCGGGCGGGTGGCCGTGCTGCTAGTCGTCGCGGCGCTGCTTGTCGTGACCGGTGTCCAGGCGTACCAGATCCACCAGCTCACCGACCGGCTCGCCGACACCGACCGGCGGTTGGGCGCCGAGCAGCAGGAGAGCCAGACCCGGCTCGACGGGCTGGAGGCGCGGGCGACGGATCTGGAGGTGGAGATCGGTGCTGCGTTTGACCCGGAGGCGATCGCCGCCGCCGTGTTGCCCAGCGTGTTTCGGGTCCGCGCCGGCCAGCACACCGGCAGCGCGTTCGCCGTCGGTGAGCCGGCCGCCAGTGGCGGCACCAATCTCTTCACCAACTTCCACGTGGTCGAGGAGGTCTGGGAGGAAGGGGACCGGCGGGTCTTCCTGGAGCGCACCGACCAGCGCTTCCCGGCCACCATCGTCGAGGTTGACGAGGACAACGATCTCGCCCACCTCCAGACGACCAGCACTTTCACCGGGCTGGTCGCCGCCCCGGCCGCGGTCAAGTCCGGGCAGCAGATCGTTGTTGTGGGTGCCCCCCTCGGTCTGGAGGACAGCGTCACCACCGGCGTGGTCAGCGCGTTCCGCGAGTCCAAGGGGAGCGACCCGTCAGCGATTCAGTTCGACGCGCCGATCAACCCGGGAAACTCGGGTGGCCCCGTCATCAACGGCGAGCGGCAGGTGGTCGGGATCGCTACCGCCAAGGCGCGGGACGCCGAGGGGATCGGCCTCGCCGTGCCGATCGCCACCGCCTGCGACGGTTTCGAGATCTGCTGACCCGCTCCAACGTATCGTCAAGCACCAGTTCGACTTGCTTAGCCAACGGGTGAGCTGCCCGTACTGCTCCACAGGAGGAAGAGTCATGTCCCACCCCCCGATCGAGCCGGCCGACGACGCGCCGCAGCCTGCTGTGCCTGGGCAGCCGGTCGGCGGTGCGCCGCAGCCTGCTGTGCCTGGGCAGCCGGTCGGCGGTGCGCCGCAGCCTGCTGTGCCTGGGCAGCCGGTCGGCGGTGCGCCGCAGCCCGCTGTCCCCGGCCAGCCGGTCGGCGGTGCCGCTGTGCCCGTCCCGGCGGCGCAGGGCGGTGCTGCCCTGCCGCCACCACAGAACGAACCCAGCGGGGCGCCGACCGGCTACAACCCTGCCGCCGTCCCAGCCGGCAACCCGCCGGCGGCGCCCCTGGGCGTCACCTCGGCGTTCCCGACCTTCAACCCCCCGGGCGAGCCGCCGATGTCGGGTCCGCCGATGTCGGGTCCGCCGTTTGGCGCCGGTTCTGGCAGCACCAAGCCGGCTCGGGCGACGGTGATTCTGGCCGTGGTGGCGGGACTGCTGTTCCTCGCTGGCGGGGTGATGGCCGGTCTGTTCCTGACCACCACCAGCGACCTGAACCAGGCGGAGAAGCGGATCAGCGAGCAGGAAACGACCATCGCGGCGAACGCCAAGGAACTGGAGCAGGTCAAGGCCGACCTGCGGCAGGCCCAGGAGACGCTGGTGAGTACCCAACAGGATCTCACCGGTACCCAGAACGACCGGGACGAGCAGGCCCGGCAGAAAGACGTTATCGCCACCTGCCTGGACCAGCTCAGCACCGCGCTCGCCGCAGCGGCGTACGGCGATGAAAAGGCTCTTGAGGAGGCCAACGAGGGCCTGGAAGAGGTGTGCGAAGAGGCCGACGAGTATCTCTGACCGAAGAGCCTCGGCGTTCGGGGCCGTGCCGGCGGTACGGCGTTCAGGGCCGTGCCGGCGGTACGGCGTTCGGCGTCGTGCCGGCGGTACGGCGCTCGGAGAGCGCCGTCACCCCGGGTGGGGGGAGACCGGCGGTCGAGGCGAGTAGGGTGCACCAGGCGTGCAGATGCGGCACGAGCTCGTCGTCGACTGGTGTCCAGGACGCCCGGATCTCGACATCGCCGGCCGCGGGTGGCCCAGCCAGATCACCGAACCGGGTCGACATGGTCTGCGTGACCGTCCCCCCGATCGCCCGGTGCCGGGCGTGCCGCACCCTGAGGGCGTCGGTCAGCCAGGTCCAGCCCACCTCCGGCAGGAGCGGATCAGCGGCCAGATCCACCTCAAGCTCGGCGGTGACGTACGTGACCAGTCGTAGCGTGCCCTGCCACGCCTCGTGTCCGGCGGGGTCGTGTAGGAGGATCAGACGTCCGTTCGCCACCTCGTCGTCGTCGCGTAGGACGGTCGCGGCGAGGGCGAAGGCGAAAGGGGCCAGCCGTTGGGGTGCGCCGACCTCCTCCAACTGGATCTCTGTCCGGGTGGCGGCCGATCGTAGTCCGTCAACCGCGCGGGCGAACGTCTCCGGGAGCGCGGTCGAGGGGGTCATCACCGAAGCGTAAGCGTCCCCGGGCCAGCCGATTCGGCGGCACGCCGGGAACCGGAGCAGCCGGCGACCGCGTCCAGCCCGGAATGCCGTTTTGTGGGCGCGGATCACACGATGTGAAGGTGACGGCGGGGCAGGGTTTACGGCGTGGCACGATGGGCCACGATGAGCACCGAAACCACGGGCACTGGTGCCCGAGACGAGGGGCCTCGCCCCGGGGATCCGGCCGACTCTCCCTTCGTCCGGGCATGCCGGCGCAAGCCCGGCCCACACACTCCGGTCTGGTTCATGCGGCAGGCGGGCCGCTCACTTCCGGAGTACCGGAAGATTCGGGCGAGCGTGGCGATGCTGGAGTCTTGTCGACGGCCCGAACTGATCACTGAGATCACCCTCCAGCCGGTGCGCCGGCACGGGGTTGACGCGGCGATCCTCTTCAGTGACATCGTGGTGCCGGTCGCCGCCGCCGGGGTGGCGCTGGACATCGTCCCCGGCACCGGCCCGGTGGTGAACGATCCCGTCACCACCGCGGCGGATGTGGACCGGATCCGGCCGATCAGCCGCGAGGATGTTCCCTACGTGGACGAAGCGGTCCGGATGTTGGTCGGAGAACTGGGCGCGACCCCGCTGATCGGCTTTGCTGGCGCCCCGTTCACCCTCGCCAGTTACCTCATCGAGGGGGGCCCGTCGCGCAACCACACGAAGACCAAGGCCCTGATGTACGGCGACCCGGACCTGTGGCACGCCCTGGCCAGCCGGCTCGCCGAGGTGACGCTGGCGTTCCTGAAGGTGCAGATCGACGCCGGCGTCTCCGCCGTGCAGCTCTTCGACTCCTGGGCCGGCGCCCTCTCCGAGGCCGACTACCGTCGGTACGTGCAGCCGCACTCGCAGGCGGTCCTCGCCGGCCTCGCCGACGCCGGTGTTCCCCGGATCCACTTCGGGGTGGGCACTGGTGAACTGCTCGCCGCGATGGGCGAGGCCGGTGCCGACGTGGTCGGCGTTGACTGGCGTACGCCGTTGGATGTCGCCACCCGCCGGGTCGGCTCCGAGCGGGCCGTGCAGGGAAACCTGGATCCGTGCCTGCTGTTTGCCCCGTGGCCGGTGATTGAGGCCGAGGTCCGTCGGGTGCTGGCGCAGGGGCGTGCGGCCCCCGGGCACATCTTCAATCTCGGCCACGGGGTGCTACCGGAGACCGACCCCGACGTCCTGACCCGGGTGGTCGCCCTGATCCATGAGCTGACCGCTCGTCCGAACGCAAGGAGCTGAGTGGCATGGCGACACCATGGCGGATCGCGGTGGTCGGAGGTGGGATCGCCGGCCTCGCCGCCGCCGTCCAGCTGAGGGACCACGCTCCCGCCGGCACCGAGCTGACGGTCTACGAGCGAAGCGAGTCCCTCGGCGGCAAGCTGCACACCGGTGAGCTGGCCGGTGCTCCGGTGGAGTTCGGCGCGGAAGCGTTCCTGATGCGTGACCCCGCCGGTGGGGAATCGGCCGCGGTAGCCCTGATCCGCCGGCTCGGGCTGGCCGACAACATCGTCCACCCCACTGTCGGGCAGGCCGCGCTCCTGGTCGACAACGAGCTGCGCCCGCTGCCCCGGGGCACGCTGATCGGCGTACCCGGGGACCTCGCGGCGGTGGCGGCGGTGGCCCGCCCGACCCCGGAGGCCGATGTGGACACCGGCCGGCCGCTGCTCGCCCCCGGCGCCGACGTCACGGTCGGCGAACTGGTCCGGGGCCGGCTGGGTGACGAGATCGTCGACCGGTTGGTGGAGCCGATGCTTGGTGGTGTGTACGCCGGCCGTGCCAACGACCTCTCCCTGGCCGCCACCATGCCCGCGCTGACCCGGACCGCCCGGGTCGAACACACCCTGGTCGGCGCGGTCCGCGCGGCGCAGGCGGCGGCGCCGCGGGCGCCCGGTACGCCGTTCTTCGGCACGTTGGTCGGTGGCCTCAGCACCCTGGTCGAGGCCGCCGCGTCAACCAGCGGCGCCACGATCCGGCGGAACGCGACGGTCCGGGCGCTGACCCCGGCGGGCTCCGGCTGGCACCTGACCGTTGGCCCGAACGGCGACGCGGAGCACGTCCATGCCGACGCCGTGGTGCTGGCCGTACCGGCCCGGCCGGCGGGGCGGCTGCTCGCCGATGTCGCCCCGGTAGCGGCCGAGAGCGTCGGTGAGCTGGCCTACGCCAGCGTCGCGTTGGTCACCCTCGCGTTGCCGGCGACGGAACTGCCCGCGCTCTCCGGCTTCCTGGTGCCGACCGGCGAGGGGCTGCTGATGAAGGCGTCCACCTTCTTCACCACCAAGTGGGGGCACCTGCGCCGGCCCGACGGGTTGACCCTGGTCCGCGCCTCGGTCGGCCGGTACGGGGACGAGGCACAGCTCCAGCGCCCCGACTCCGACCTCGTTGACACCGTGCACCGGGAGCTGTCGGCGGTGTGTGGTGCCGCGCTTCCCACCCCGCTCGCCACGCACGTGCAGCGCTGGGGCGGGTCGCTGCCGCAGTACGCGCCGGGCCACCTGGACCGGGTGGCGTCGGCGCGGGCGGTGCTACGGGCGCAGCGGCCAACCCTGGCGCTGGCGGGAGCTGGCTACGACGGCGTCGGAATTCCGGTCTGTATCCGGTCCGGCGCGGCGGCGGCCGATGAGATCATCACTGCACTGAAGGGTTCCGGGATATGACCGAGCAGACAAACGCGGCCCGGCTGAACGAGCTGAACGCGACGATCCGGTACACCATGTGGTCGGTGTACCGGGCGAGCAGCGCTCTGCCGTCGCTACGCGAGAACGTCACCGCCGAGGTGACGTCCTTCTTCGACGAACTGGCCGGCGAGGACGTGACCATCCGGGGCACGTACGACGTGGCGGGGCTGCGCGCCGACGCCGACCTGATGATCTGGTGGCACTCCTCGTCGAGTGACGCGCTCCAGGACGCGTACCTGCGGTTTCGGCGCACCACGTTGGGGCGCTCGATGACTCCGGTCTGGTCCCAGCTGGCGCTGCACCGACCGGCGGAGTTCAACAAGAGCCACATCCCGGCCTTCCTCGCCGACGAGCAGGCCCGGAGCTATCTCTGCGTGTACCCCTTCGTGCGCTCGTACGAGTGGTATCTGCTGCCGGACGCGGAGCGGCGGGAGCTGCTGGCCGAGCATGGCGCGATGGCCCGCGGCTACGCCGACGTGCGGGCCAACACGGTCTCCTCGTTTGCCCTCGGCGACTACGAGTGGCTGCTTGCCTTCGAAGCCGACGAGCTGCACCGCATCGTCGACCTGATGCGGGACCTACGCGGCTCCCGCGCCCGCCGGCACGTCCGGGAGGAGATCCCGTTCTACACCGGCCGTCGTCGTCCGATCGCCGACATCATCACCGGCCTGCCCTGATCGCGACGTCCTGCCAACCCGGCGGCACGCAGGGGCCCTGCCGGCTCAGCCCGTCTGGCAGCTGAGGGGCCTCGGGTGACCGCCGGGTCTGGGCAGGGCGTTCGGGAGGGTCAACCCGAGGTGGGCTTGGTGAACTCCGGCTGGTCGAGCACGCGTAGCCAGGACCCGTCGGGTTGGCGGCGGACGACCTGCGCGCGAGCGCCGGCGCCGTCCTTCGGCGGTGTCGAGGTGAGGGCGAGGTCGCCGCAGACGAGCGTGGGCAGCGGCTCTTCCGGTGTGAAGTGTGGGCTGTTGACGAGCACCTTCTCCCACAGGGTCTGGATCGCCGCGCGGCCGACGGTCTGCTCGCCGGGCGGGTAGGCCATAACGGCGTCCTGCTCGTAGAGCGCGGCGACGCCCTCGGCATCGCCGGCGTTGGAGCGTTCGACGAACAGACGGGTGAGGTCTTCGGGCTTCATGGCTTTCGTACGGTCCGACACGATGTTCCTTTCGACGTTCCCTGCGGAAACAAGCGTGCCTCGGGTGATTTGAGAAGTCCAACAGATAGTTTTTATGAAAGCTAGAATCTCCCGTTATGGAATTGAGGCAGCTGGAGTACTTTGTCGCAGTCGCCGAGGAAGCGAGCTTCACCCGCGCCGCCGAACGGGTACGGATCAGCCAACCCGGAGTAAGCGCGCAGGTTCGCGAGCTCGAACGCGAACTCGGCGCGACCCTCATCGACCGTTCCACCCGAACGGCGAGCCTCACCGACGCCGGCCGGGCCGCACTCGAACACGCCCGGGCCGCGCTCGCCTGTTCTGACGCGATGAAGCAGGCTGTCGGCGACGTGACCGGACTCATCCGCGGTCGCCTCACCGTCGGCATGGTCATCGGATGCGCGATCACCCCGTTCTTCGACGCCTTGGCGGCGTTTCACCACGCACACCCAGGCGTGGAGATCACCTTGCTCGAGAACCACTCGGCCCGGCTCCTCCGCGATGTCCAGTCCGGTGCTGTCGACCTCGCTCTCATCGGCACCGCCGATCCCACGCCTGTCGGATCGAACACCCTCACGATCATCAGTGAACCCCTCGTCGCCCTCGTCCCACCCGGGCATCTCCTCGCCAAACAGGCGGCAGTGACCATGGCCGACCTCGCCGACCACCAGATCGTGTGCATGCCCGAGGGCACGGGTGTCCGTACCGTCCTCGACCGTGCCTGCACCCTGCACCGAGTCCGGCCGACCATCACGGTCCAGGCCAGCGCCGCGGACGCCATCGCTGACCTCGCCGCCCGCGGGCTGGGCGTGGCCATCCTCACCGAGTCCATGTCACGGGACTACCACGGCCGCCTGATCGCGCTGCCGATCGCCGACATCGATGAGCCAGCCCTGCTGGCCCTGGTCTGGAGCGGCACGAAGAGTCCAGCCCTCGATCGACTGGTCCGATACTGCCGCGACACGTTC comes from Salinispora tropica CNB-440 and encodes:
- a CDS encoding S1C family serine protease — encoded protein: MAVGDGLSEVRGGSGIDPPDAVRGGPGPTPGPTPGPTPGTTWSPPLQPGRSSAAPGAPAAAAPPGAPAYGGPTASGPTQPSVLGPGVAPPFMPPPGGPTGLWPGAQPAPVQPAPASASRRPGRFGRVAVLLVVAALLVVTGVQAYQIHQLTDRLADTDRRLGAEQQESQTRLDGLEARATDLEVEIGAAFDPEAIAAAVLPSVFRVRAGQHTGSAFAVGEPAASGGTNLFTNFHVVEEVWEEGDRRVFLERTDQRFPATIVEVDEDNDLAHLQTTSTFTGLVAAPAAVKSGQQIVVVGAPLGLEDSVTTGVVSAFRESKGSDPSAIQFDAPINPGNSGGPVINGERQVVGIATAKARDAEGIGLAVPIATACDGFEIC
- a CDS encoding DUF3000 domain-containing protein, with protein sequence MTPSTALPETFARAVDGLRSAATRTEIQLEEVGAPQRLAPFAFALAATVLRDDDEVANGRLILLHDPAGHEAWQGTLRLVTYVTAELEVDLAADPLLPEVGWTWLTDALRVRHARHRAIGGTVTQTMSTRFGDLAGPPAAGDVEIRASWTPVDDELVPHLHAWCTLLASTAGLPPPGVTALSERRTAGTTPNAVPPARP
- the hemE gene encoding uroporphyrinogen decarboxylase; the encoded protein is MSTETTGTGARDEGPRPGDPADSPFVRACRRKPGPHTPVWFMRQAGRSLPEYRKIRASVAMLESCRRPELITEITLQPVRRHGVDAAILFSDIVVPVAAAGVALDIVPGTGPVVNDPVTTAADVDRIRPISREDVPYVDEAVRMLVGELGATPLIGFAGAPFTLASYLIEGGPSRNHTKTKALMYGDPDLWHALASRLAEVTLAFLKVQIDAGVSAVQLFDSWAGALSEADYRRYVQPHSQAVLAGLADAGVPRIHFGVGTGELLAAMGEAGADVVGVDWRTPLDVATRRVGSERAVQGNLDPCLLFAPWPVIEAEVRRVLAQGRAAPGHIFNLGHGVLPETDPDVLTRVVALIHELTARPNARS
- the hemG gene encoding protoporphyrinogen oxidase → MATPWRIAVVGGGIAGLAAAVQLRDHAPAGTELTVYERSESLGGKLHTGELAGAPVEFGAEAFLMRDPAGGESAAVALIRRLGLADNIVHPTVGQAALLVDNELRPLPRGTLIGVPGDLAAVAAVARPTPEADVDTGRPLLAPGADVTVGELVRGRLGDEIVDRLVEPMLGGVYAGRANDLSLAATMPALTRTARVEHTLVGAVRAAQAAAPRAPGTPFFGTLVGGLSTLVEAAASTSGATIRRNATVRALTPAGSGWHLTVGPNGDAEHVHADAVVLAVPARPAGRLLADVAPVAAESVGELAYASVALVTLALPATELPALSGFLVPTGEGLLMKASTFFTTKWGHLRRPDGLTLVRASVGRYGDEAQLQRPDSDLVDTVHRELSAVCGAALPTPLATHVQRWGGSLPQYAPGHLDRVASARAVLRAQRPTLALAGAGYDGVGIPVCIRSGAAAADEIITALKGSGI
- the hemQ gene encoding hydrogen peroxide-dependent heme synthase, yielding MTEQTNAARLNELNATIRYTMWSVYRASSALPSLRENVTAEVTSFFDELAGEDVTIRGTYDVAGLRADADLMIWWHSSSSDALQDAYLRFRRTTLGRSMTPVWSQLALHRPAEFNKSHIPAFLADEQARSYLCVYPFVRSYEWYLLPDAERRELLAEHGAMARGYADVRANTVSSFALGDYEWLLAFEADELHRIVDLMRDLRGSRARRHVREEIPFYTGRRRPIADIITGLP
- a CDS encoding YybH family protein, whose protein sequence is MKPEDLTRLFVERSNAGDAEGVAALYEQDAVMAYPPGEQTVGRAAIQTLWEKVLVNSPHFTPEEPLPTLVCGDLALTSTPPKDGAGARAQVVRRQPDGSWLRVLDQPEFTKPTSG
- a CDS encoding LysR family transcriptional regulator; the encoded protein is MELRQLEYFVAVAEEASFTRAAERVRISQPGVSAQVRELERELGATLIDRSTRTASLTDAGRAALEHARAALACSDAMKQAVGDVTGLIRGRLTVGMVIGCAITPFFDALAAFHHAHPGVEITLLENHSARLLRDVQSGAVDLALIGTADPTPVGSNTLTIISEPLVALVPPGHLLAKQAAVTMADLADHQIVCMPEGTGVRTVLDRACTLHRVRPTITVQASAADAIADLAARGLGVAILTESMSRDYHGRLIALPIADIDEPALLALVWSGTKSPALDRLVRYCRDTFATGL